A single region of the Desulfobaccales bacterium genome encodes:
- the qatC gene encoding Qat anti-phage system QueC-like protein QatC: MAAHLYLKAPNEKRRPPPGMSAVIHLDEPGQSGYPLHQNLSRLFSTPRPPDQSVQAFLLAALGVWTADKLQPRQKTVDAWTRQLTLHLPVSPAWLPLAPRMEAVFNFLTGDDWTLKLREAPLDLGINSKWPHPWSPDGVMLFSGGLDSLVGAVDFLEAGQRLLLVSHYDFGQLASVQQNLAAALIGHYGSDRVHHLGIRVQFPEAPELTMRSRSLLYLALGLTAAAPWGTDTSLIIPENGWISLNPPLTVNRLGSYSTRTTHPHFLEQLTNLWREANCATPLVNPYQLLSKGKMVSCCRNRELLERLFRLSVSCARPVVSRWQGGAAGSCGYCYPCLMRRIALHALGWDRGEDYRRDVLADPDILAHRVRGGDLRALLLAVKAWEETPADVEARLMLGGTPEALVARLPLARQVLARGFQEITGWLRDKGPGWVQAYMA, encoded by the coding sequence ATGGCGGCCCACCTTTACCTGAAAGCCCCTAACGAAAAACGCCGGCCGCCGCCGGGGATGTCTGCGGTCATCCATTTGGATGAGCCGGGCCAGTCCGGCTATCCTCTGCACCAGAATCTTTCCCGGCTATTCAGCACTCCTCGGCCTCCGGACCAGTCGGTCCAAGCCTTCCTGCTGGCGGCCCTGGGGGTTTGGACCGCGGATAAATTGCAGCCGCGCCAGAAGACAGTCGATGCCTGGACCAGGCAGCTCACCCTGCATCTGCCCGTCAGTCCTGCGTGGCTGCCCCTGGCCCCGCGCATGGAGGCGGTCTTCAATTTTCTCACCGGGGATGACTGGACCCTGAAGTTGCGGGAAGCGCCCCTGGACCTGGGAATTAACAGTAAGTGGCCCCACCCCTGGTCGCCTGATGGGGTGATGCTGTTCTCCGGGGGGCTGGATTCCCTGGTGGGGGCCGTTGATTTTTTGGAGGCCGGGCAGCGCCTGCTGTTGGTGAGCCACTATGATTTTGGGCAACTGGCCTCCGTCCAGCAAAATCTGGCCGCAGCGTTGATTGGTCATTATGGCTCGGATCGAGTGCATCACCTGGGGATTCGGGTGCAATTCCCCGAGGCCCCGGAGCTGACCATGCGGAGCCGGTCACTGCTTTACCTGGCCTTGGGGCTGACTGCGGCTGCGCCCTGGGGCACTGATACTTCCTTGATCATCCCGGAAAACGGTTGGATCAGTCTCAATCCGCCCCTGACCGTCAACCGCCTGGGCAGTTACAGCACCCGCACCACCCATCCCCACTTTTTGGAGCAGCTCACAAACCTCTGGCGAGAGGCGAATTGTGCGACTCCGCTGGTCAATCCTTATCAACTTCTCTCCAAGGGGAAGATGGTAAGCTGCTGCCGCAACCGGGAACTCCTGGAACGGCTTTTCAGGTTGAGCGTGTCCTGCGCCCGGCCGGTGGTCTCCCGTTGGCAGGGTGGCGCCGCGGGCTCGTGCGGCTATTGCTATCCCTGCCTGATGCGAAGGATTGCGCTGCACGCGCTGGGATGGGATCGGGGCGAAGACTACCGGCGGGATGTTTTGGCTGACCCGGATATCTTGGCGCACCGGGTCCGGGGAGGAGACCTGCGGGCTTTGCTGCTGGCGGTCAAGGCCTGGGAGGAAACCCCGGCGGACGTGGAAGCGCGCCTCATGTTGGGGGGAACTCCTGAGGCCCTGGTGGCGCGATTGCCCCTGGCCCGCCAGGTGCTGGCCCGGGGGTTCCAGGAAATCACCGGCTGGCTCCGGGATAAAGGGCCGGGGTGGGTGCAGGCTTATATGGCTTGA
- a CDS encoding HNH endonuclease signature motif containing protein, which translates to MCGQPMKYSEYGNTNSKNGWEVDHIKPVAKGGGDELGNLQPLQWEDNRSKGDAYPWSCS; encoded by the coding sequence ATGTGTGGTCAGCCTATGAAATACTCGGAGTATGGGAACACCAACTCTAAGAATGGTTGGGAAGTTGACCACATCAAGCCGGTGGCCAAAGGCGGAGGGGACGAACTCGGAAACCTCCAGCCGCTGCAATGGGAAGACAATCGCAGCAAAGGGGATGCCTACCCCTGGTCTTGCAGTTAA
- a CDS encoding cyclic nucleotide-binding domain-containing protein, which yields MQDAAFFRKIFLFQDLEEGEIHQVLTRTVPRVFPAGEVIILEGDPGDSLFIMQSGEVEITKQLTLVLDEDTPKERVFIRLNAEHGVYFGEMALLENETRSATVTALTDCSLLELHQKDFLDLIERNPAMGVKLILRLAQVLSRHLRKTNQDVVKLTTALAVSLGG from the coding sequence ATGCAGGATGCCGCTTTTTTCCGGAAAATCTTCTTGTTCCAGGATCTGGAAGAGGGTGAAATTCATCAGGTGCTCACTCGCACTGTGCCCCGGGTCTTTCCCGCCGGGGAGGTCATCATCCTGGAAGGCGACCCCGGCGACAGTCTCTTCATCATGCAATCCGGGGAAGTGGAGATCACCAAGCAACTCACCCTGGTGCTGGATGAAGACACCCCCAAAGAGCGGGTGTTTATCCGCCTGAACGCCGAGCACGGAGTCTATTTCGGCGAAATGGCCCTGCTGGAAAACGAAACCCGGTCGGCCACGGTGACTGCCCTGACCGATTGCTCCTTGCTGGAGCTGCATCAAAAGGATTTTCTTGACCTGATCGAGCGCAATCCCGCCATGGGGGTCAAGCTGATCTTGCGTCTGGCCCAGGTCCTCTCCCGCCATCTGCGCAAAACCAATCAGGACGTGGTCAAACTAACCACGGCCCTGGCCGTCTCCCTGGGAGGCTAA
- a CDS encoding potassium channel family protein, translated as MLKDSLTSLFRTLHRERVFSLVLVLMVILLLGAIGFALVEPAEGPWYDRFGRAVWWGLVTLTTVGYGDVVPVTILGRLVGISLMVIGFISLSLVTATVASVFIERKFRQERGLEAVKAAQHILLLGWPEDAEALLDQLLIRLPQTIPVVLINKAPPEQMEAVKERFPEGALFYLRGDYSREDILLKANVRGAFKAIILADRQPGETAAQVDQRTLFTALTLKALHNKIRILAELLRPENRAYLERAGAEEVLIRGQYDSSLLAGAIASPALYRVYTSLLLGDGQTLWDVEVPSYFNGRPLSEFAAFLQEQHQGILIGVYTEGRALSLEDLLSDEPSAIDDFIRRKFAETKMSHLLGRTKVDYQINPPLSQIVGPRQYAVVIAIKRPDL; from the coding sequence GTGCTTAAAGATTCTCTCACCTCCTTATTCCGGACCCTGCATCGGGAACGGGTGTTTTCCCTGGTCCTGGTCCTGATGGTGATCCTGCTCTTGGGCGCCATCGGGTTTGCCCTGGTTGAACCCGCCGAGGGGCCGTGGTATGACCGTTTCGGGCGGGCCGTGTGGTGGGGCCTGGTCACCTTGACCACCGTAGGTTACGGCGACGTGGTGCCCGTCACCATTCTGGGCCGCTTGGTGGGCATCTCCCTCATGGTAATCGGGTTTATCAGCCTTTCCCTGGTTACCGCTACCGTCGCCTCGGTTTTCATTGAACGCAAGTTTCGCCAGGAGAGAGGTTTGGAAGCCGTTAAAGCCGCACAACATATCCTGCTCCTGGGGTGGCCGGAAGACGCGGAAGCCCTTCTGGACCAGTTGCTCATACGTCTGCCCCAGACCATCCCGGTGGTTCTGATCAACAAAGCTCCACCTGAACAGATGGAGGCCGTCAAAGAAAGATTCCCCGAAGGGGCGCTCTTTTATCTGCGCGGGGACTATTCCCGGGAAGATATCCTCCTGAAGGCCAATGTCCGGGGGGCCTTCAAGGCCATTATCCTGGCCGACCGGCAACCGGGAGAAACCGCGGCCCAGGTGGATCAACGCACCCTGTTCACTGCCCTCACCTTAAAGGCCCTCCACAACAAGATTCGCATCCTGGCCGAACTGCTGCGGCCGGAAAACCGCGCCTATCTTGAGCGGGCCGGAGCCGAGGAGGTCTTGATCCGGGGTCAATACGACAGCTCGCTCCTGGCGGGGGCCATCGCGTCTCCGGCCCTGTACCGCGTCTACACCTCGCTGCTCCTGGGGGATGGGCAAACCCTGTGGGATGTGGAAGTCCCCAGTTATTTCAACGGTCGTCCCTTGAGCGAGTTTGCCGCCTTCCTCCAGGAACAGCATCAGGGCATCCTCATCGGCGTGTATACCGAGGGCCGGGCCTTGAGCCTCGAAGACTTGTTGTCCGACGAGCCTTCGGCCATTGATGACTTTATCCGTCGCAAATTTGCCGAAACCAAGATGTCCCATCTCCTGGGGCGTACCAAGGTCGACTACCAGATCAATCCACCCCTTTCCCAGATTGTGGGGCCGCGCCAATATGCCGTGGTCATCGCTATAAAGAGGCCGGATCTCTGA
- a CDS encoding cytochrome c3 family protein, which yields MAGLVLAMLTLLGAHAGLIEPPAASLLKISGPAASRKPPVQFSHKLHEARRVGCTQCHHDYQGRRNVWHEGQPVQKCQACHGLTPKAGRLDAKNAFHRQCKGCHLRLKQQGRPAGPVECRGCHRSQSSRFKVQSPKFLTLNLS from the coding sequence GTGGCAGGGCTGGTCCTCGCAATGCTGACCCTTTTGGGAGCCCATGCCGGACTCATCGAGCCGCCGGCGGCGAGTCTCCTTAAAATTTCTGGCCCGGCTGCCAGTCGGAAACCGCCGGTGCAATTCAGCCACAAGCTCCATGAAGCCCGGCGGGTAGGCTGCACCCAGTGCCATCACGACTATCAGGGGAGGCGCAACGTCTGGCACGAAGGGCAGCCGGTGCAGAAGTGCCAGGCCTGCCACGGCCTGACGCCGAAGGCAGGCCGCTTGGACGCCAAGAATGCCTTTCACCGCCAATGTAAAGGGTGCCATCTGCGGCTTAAGCAACAGGGACGGCCGGCAGGGCCCGTAGAGTGCCGGGGTTGTCATCGTAGCCAAAGTTCAAGGTTCAAGGTTCAAAGTCCGAAGTTCTTAACCTTGAACCTTTCTTAA
- the queD gene encoding 6-carboxytetrahydropterin synthase QueD, translating to MYEVKIVTQFAAAHRLENFYGKCENLHGHNWKVEVFLAGKTLDQAGLLLDFGVVKARTKEVLEEIDHKYLNELAAFQDRNPSSENLARYLYERLGAIFDRDGVTVHRVNVWESDTSCASYYQD from the coding sequence ATGTATGAAGTAAAAATCGTCACCCAATTTGCCGCCGCCCACCGGCTGGAAAACTTCTATGGGAAATGTGAAAATCTTCACGGCCACAACTGGAAAGTTGAGGTGTTCCTGGCGGGCAAAACCTTGGACCAGGCCGGGCTGCTTCTGGATTTTGGCGTGGTCAAGGCCCGGACCAAAGAGGTGCTGGAAGAGATCGATCATAAGTATTTAAATGAACTGGCCGCTTTTCAGGACCGCAACCCTTCGTCGGAAAATCTGGCCCGCTACCTCTACGAGCGCCTGGGGGCCATCTTCGATCGCGACGGGGTAACCGTCCACCGGGTCAACGTCTGGGAATCCGATACCTCCTGCGCCTCCTATTATCAGGACTGA
- a CDS encoding HAD-IB family hydrolase: protein MSRVVAIFDVDQTLVQGHTERFFFRYLVRQRLISVSQALSFLGQLAYRPQGRFQDKSYLAGLEVEEVARLAGRCYQTDIAPRVSPDGLACLVEHQIQGHAVALLSGSLALLLTPLKEELGADWLIATELQRSNGKFTGAIDGLHPRGPNKLFLLQDLSYIHGFDLSRSYAYGDHIQDAHMFRSIGNPVAVNPSWRLRLQARKHHWPIRYF from the coding sequence ATGAGCCGGGTGGTTGCTATTTTTGATGTGGATCAGACCCTGGTTCAAGGGCACACAGAGCGCTTCTTTTTCCGCTATTTGGTGCGGCAACGCCTGATCAGCGTGTCTCAGGCCCTGTCTTTCCTCGGTCAGTTGGCCTACCGTCCCCAGGGCCGCTTTCAGGACAAGAGTTACCTGGCGGGGCTGGAGGTGGAGGAAGTAGCCCGCCTGGCCGGGCGGTGCTACCAAACGGACATCGCGCCCCGGGTGAGTCCGGACGGATTGGCCTGTCTTGTGGAGCACCAGATCCAGGGCCATGCCGTGGCCCTGTTGAGCGGCTCCCTGGCCTTACTCCTGACGCCTTTAAAAGAAGAACTGGGGGCGGATTGGCTCATTGCCACGGAATTGCAGCGCTCAAACGGTAAGTTCACCGGAGCCATCGACGGCCTGCACCCCCGTGGGCCCAATAAGTTATTTCTTTTGCAGGATTTATCCTATATCCACGGCTTTGATTTGTCCCGCTCCTACGCTTACGGGGACCATATCCAGGATGCCCATATGTTCCGGTCCATCGGGAACCCCGTGGCGGTTAACCCTTCCTGGCGTTTAAGGCTCCAAGCCCGCAAACATCACTGGCCCATCCGGTATTTTTAA
- a CDS encoding CDP-alcohol phosphatidyltransferase family protein, translating into MSLANLITLARLPLLLILVGLLFVPNFAARLCGLGLLIVLFLMDWFDGYVARLRQEVTELGAVLDIAIDRAVENILWITFMYLGLVPLWVPIIFLIRSFIVDSIRGVALTQGKSGFGMMHSALGRFLVASRFMRALYGLAKGVIFGLLYLTWALALKDPNILITLHPVNQGLIFFTTGLCLIRGLPVIQDGRVLFQAGKV; encoded by the coding sequence ATGTCTTTAGCGAACCTCATCACCCTGGCCCGATTGCCACTCCTGTTAATCCTGGTGGGTCTTCTGTTTGTGCCTAATTTCGCCGCGCGCCTGTGCGGCCTTGGGCTGCTGATCGTCCTGTTTCTCATGGATTGGTTTGACGGCTATGTCGCCAGGCTGCGCCAAGAAGTTACCGAACTTGGGGCGGTGCTGGACATCGCCATCGACCGCGCCGTGGAAAATATCCTCTGGATCACTTTCATGTACCTGGGGCTGGTGCCTCTCTGGGTTCCCATTATCTTTTTAATCCGCTCCTTCATCGTGGACAGTATTCGAGGCGTGGCCCTTACCCAGGGGAAATCGGGTTTCGGCATGATGCACTCCGCCCTGGGGCGCTTCCTGGTGGCTTCCCGGTTTATGCGGGCCCTCTATGGGTTGGCCAAGGGCGTGATTTTCGGTCTTCTTTATCTCACCTGGGCCCTGGCGCTCAAGGACCCCAATATCCTCATAACCTTGCATCCTGTGAATCAAGGCCTTATATTCTTTACTACCGGACTATGCCTGATTCGAGGCCTCCCGGTAATCCAGGATGGTCGTGTCCTGTTCCAGGCTGGCAAAGTTTAG
- a CDS encoding protein kinase encodes MTHDRPDRTETVELIGQRYLIVRQLREEPWGEVWLAQDNLLRIEVGLKLLPRDDPEWAAARDMFENEAILGHKLRHPQILGIFHVDKAERFLYLVEEPFAGVSLMTHLSRQKRCSMAQALDLLERLGQALAFAHQQGEVHQSLNPANILLQEDDLRLANFGFAPAFDDHPLYLELKAYVPPEVIHGDRLTPAGNVFSLGVLGFRLVAGSLPYPLTFDEPFPYRLEYPPADLEEIPVPLQNVLLRCLSEDPEERLPHAGAFVSQLRQAREMIHGVSKEPYASSRPERSRAKWAPLAQAGPLLKKVWEENKPRAQKAREMAVTHWNSLKQAPRRLWWGTGLAVLLIALIIGGVKLVHQPASQPQSPRVAAPMSLPPMGGGPPLLEAGEAGTPREPVPPARLATGPTTAPVQATPGETPRAKEERYLLVVATYANMKQAEALQQRLRAKKIHAVTVTRKAGDKTLYLVQVGPVTGAKAAEDAAGRIKSQEKITPKVVKLSPRTGGANQVRKPAR; translated from the coding sequence ATGACCCACGACCGTCCGGATCGTACTGAGACCGTTGAGTTGATCGGGCAAAGATACCTGATCGTGCGCCAACTCCGGGAAGAACCCTGGGGAGAGGTGTGGCTGGCCCAGGACAACCTCCTGAGGATCGAGGTCGGCCTCAAACTCCTACCCCGGGACGATCCGGAGTGGGCCGCAGCCCGGGATATGTTTGAAAACGAGGCGATCCTGGGTCACAAGCTACGTCATCCCCAGATCCTGGGGATCTTCCATGTGGACAAGGCAGAAAGATTTCTCTACCTGGTGGAAGAACCCTTCGCCGGCGTCAGCCTCATGACCCATTTAAGCCGGCAAAAACGGTGCAGTATGGCGCAGGCTCTAGACCTGCTGGAGCGCCTGGGTCAAGCCCTGGCCTTTGCCCACCAGCAAGGAGAGGTGCATCAATCCCTCAACCCCGCCAATATTCTCTTGCAGGAAGACGACCTGCGTCTCGCCAATTTCGGCTTCGCTCCGGCCTTTGACGATCATCCGCTGTATTTGGAGCTCAAGGCTTATGTTCCTCCCGAAGTCATTCACGGGGATCGGCTCACACCCGCGGGCAATGTGTTTTCCTTAGGGGTTCTGGGCTTCCGGCTGGTGGCCGGCAGTCTGCCGTATCCCCTGACCTTTGACGAGCCCTTTCCCTACCGTTTGGAATACCCCCCGGCGGACCTGGAAGAGATTCCCGTTCCCTTGCAGAATGTGCTATTGCGGTGCCTGTCGGAGGACCCCGAGGAGCGGCTGCCCCATGCCGGCGCCTTTGTCAGCCAATTGCGCCAGGCCCGGGAGATGATACACGGGGTTTCCAAAGAACCCTACGCGTCCTCGCGGCCGGAAAGGTCTAGGGCTAAATGGGCACCGCTGGCTCAGGCCGGACCTCTCCTGAAAAAGGTTTGGGAGGAGAATAAGCCCCGGGCGCAAAAAGCCCGGGAAATGGCCGTAACGCACTGGAACTCGCTCAAACAGGCGCCCCGGCGGCTTTGGTGGGGGACGGGTCTGGCCGTGCTGCTTATCGCCCTCATTATTGGCGGGGTCAAGCTGGTCCACCAACCCGCATCGCAGCCACAATCCCCCAGGGTGGCGGCGCCGATGAGCTTGCCTCCCATGGGTGGCGGGCCGCCCTTGCTGGAGGCCGGCGAGGCCGGAACTCCCCGGGAGCCGGTCCCACCTGCCAGGCTGGCGACCGGGCCAACCACGGCCCCGGTGCAGGCTACACCGGGAGAAACCCCGCGGGCTAAAGAAGAGCGCTACCTCCTGGTAGTCGCCACCTATGCCAACATGAAGCAGGCTGAGGCCTTGCAGCAACGGCTCCGGGCCAAAAAAATTCATGCTGTTACCGTCACGCGGAAGGCCGGGGACAAAACTCTGTACCTGGTCCAGGTGGGTCCCGTCACCGGCGCCAAGGCCGCCGAAGACGCGGCCGGCCGCATCAAAAGCCAGGAAAAGATCACCCCGAAAGTCGTGAAACTGTCGCCTCGAACCGGCGGCGCCAACCAAGTGAGGAAGCCAGCCCGATGA
- a CDS encoding phosphoribosylaminoimidazolesuccinocarboxamide synthase codes for MNPPVMTTALPLGPRHQGKVRDIYDLGDKLLLVATDRMSAFDVVMNEPIPDKGRILTQLSAFWFKHLADLTPNHVISLEVADFPPACQPFREILQGRTMLVRKCRPLPVECIVRGYLSGSGWAEYKQTGAIGGLALPTGLVESQKLPEPIFTPSTKAELGTHDENISFATMADKIGATLAAQVRDLSLAIYGRALAWAEPRGVIIADTKFEFGLADNQLLLIDEVLTPDSSRFWPQEDYKPGGPQKSYDKQYLRDYLESLGWNKKPPPPPLPADVIANTRSRYIQALKTLTGEAL; via the coding sequence ATGAATCCCCCGGTCATGACCACTGCGTTACCCTTAGGCCCCCGGCACCAGGGCAAAGTTCGAGACATTTACGACTTGGGTGACAAATTGCTCCTGGTGGCCACGGACCGCATGTCCGCCTTCGATGTGGTGATGAACGAGCCCATCCCTGATAAGGGCCGCATCCTGACCCAGTTGTCCGCCTTCTGGTTTAAGCACCTGGCGGACCTGACCCCCAATCACGTGATTTCGCTTGAGGTGGCGGACTTCCCCCCGGCCTGCCAGCCGTTCCGGGAGATTTTACAAGGCCGCACCATGCTGGTGCGCAAGTGCCGGCCCCTGCCGGTGGAGTGTATCGTCCGGGGTTATTTGTCCGGTTCCGGCTGGGCTGAGTACAAACAAACCGGAGCTATCGGTGGTTTGGCTTTGCCTACGGGGCTGGTGGAGTCCCAGAAGCTGCCGGAGCCCATCTTTACGCCCTCCACCAAGGCCGAGTTGGGGACCCACGACGAAAACATCTCCTTTGCCACCATGGCCGATAAGATCGGGGCTACGCTTGCCGCCCAGGTCAGGGATCTGAGCCTGGCTATCTATGGGCGCGCGCTGGCGTGGGCCGAGCCCCGGGGCGTCATTATTGCCGACACCAAGTTCGAATTCGGTCTGGCCGATAACCAACTTCTGCTCATCGACGAAGTCCTGACCCCCGACTCTTCCCGGTTCTGGCCCCAGGAGGACTATAAGCCCGGCGGTCCTCAGAAGAGCTACGACAAGCAATATCTGAGGGACTACCTGGAATCCCTGGGGTGGAACAAAAAGCCCCCGCCGCCGCCGCTGCCCGCGGACGTGATCGCCAACACCCGGTCCCGGTATATTCAGGCCTTAAAGACCCTTACCGGCGAAGCGTTATAG
- a CDS encoding DUF2207 domain-containing protein, with product MKRLFLLILAPLYLGLVIGAAPAAAQSERILDFQSVITVHTDAAMSVTEHITVQATGREIKRGIIRDFPTTYRDRLGNTVTVGFAVTEVLRDGRPEPYHTQRVSNGVKIFIGQKDVFLKPGVHTYTIRYRADRELGFFKDFDELYWNVTGNGWTFPIDKAEAIIELPPKAKILRYAAYTGYQGDQGHDVTVQQGEHNIVFKTTRGLAPKEGLTVAVAWPKGVVHEPSGQEKMGFFLQDNMAMALGLLWLIALLGYYLWVWNRVGRDPATGTIIPLYTPPSGFSPAGVRYLSRMGYDDKAFAAAVVDLAVKGAVLIQEDGGDYTLIRRDAPKQALSRGEELIATQLFLGKGSIKLENKNHTKIKAAIDALKKSLKTELEKIYFVTNSGYLTPGIIITLLGAAFVILTARDRTAAGFGALWLTIWTVACYFLAVTVYTKWKTARSGGLWKFLGALLTTLFALPFFIGEIFGVVMISSAVSIPAAVTLAAMAFLNALFYHLLKAPTLAGRKIMDQIEGFKLYLSVAEKDRLNLLNPPEKTPELFEKYLPYALALDVENAWSEQFAEVLAQAGTEAQPYTPIWYSGSSWDRFNTSRFSDSLGSSFSSAISSSSSAPGSSSGSGGGGSSGGGGGGGGGSGW from the coding sequence ATGAAGCGCCTCTTCCTCTTGATCCTGGCACCCCTCTATTTGGGCCTCGTGATCGGAGCCGCCCCCGCCGCGGCCCAATCCGAGAGAATTCTCGATTTCCAGAGCGTCATCACGGTCCATACCGACGCCGCCATGAGCGTCACGGAGCACATCACGGTCCAGGCCACCGGGCGGGAGATCAAGCGTGGCATCATCCGGGACTTCCCCACCACCTACCGGGACCGTCTGGGCAACACCGTCACGGTGGGTTTCGCTGTAACCGAGGTCTTGCGGGACGGCCGGCCCGAGCCCTATCATACCCAGCGGGTGAGCAACGGCGTCAAGATTTTTATCGGCCAAAAAGACGTGTTTCTCAAGCCCGGGGTCCATACCTACACCATCCGGTACCGGGCCGACCGGGAGCTTGGTTTTTTCAAGGACTTTGACGAACTGTACTGGAACGTCACCGGCAACGGTTGGACTTTTCCCATCGATAAGGCGGAAGCCATCATCGAGCTGCCACCCAAGGCTAAAATTCTTCGCTATGCTGCCTACACCGGTTATCAAGGGGACCAGGGTCACGATGTTACGGTGCAACAAGGAGAGCACAACATCGTTTTCAAGACCACCCGGGGTTTGGCGCCCAAAGAGGGCCTCACCGTGGCGGTGGCCTGGCCCAAGGGCGTGGTACACGAGCCCTCCGGCCAGGAAAAAATGGGCTTCTTCCTCCAGGACAATATGGCCATGGCCCTGGGCCTCCTCTGGCTGATAGCGCTCCTGGGATACTATCTCTGGGTCTGGAACCGGGTGGGCCGGGACCCGGCCACCGGCACCATCATCCCCTTGTACACCCCGCCTTCGGGGTTTTCACCTGCAGGAGTGCGCTACCTCAGCCGCATGGGCTATGATGACAAGGCTTTTGCCGCCGCGGTCGTGGACCTGGCCGTAAAAGGGGCCGTGCTCATCCAGGAGGACGGCGGCGATTACACCCTGATTCGCCGGGACGCCCCCAAGCAGGCCCTGTCCCGGGGCGAAGAACTCATCGCCACGCAACTCTTCCTGGGGAAGGGTTCCATTAAATTGGAAAATAAGAACCACACCAAGATTAAGGCCGCCATTGACGCGTTGAAGAAAAGTCTCAAGACGGAATTAGAAAAGATCTACTTCGTCACCAACTCGGGCTACTTGACCCCCGGGATTATCATTACCTTACTGGGAGCGGCCTTTGTCATCCTCACCGCCCGGGACCGCACGGCCGCGGGCTTCGGTGCCTTATGGCTAACCATCTGGACGGTGGCTTGCTACTTTCTGGCGGTCACGGTCTACACCAAATGGAAAACCGCCCGGAGCGGTGGTCTGTGGAAATTTCTGGGGGCCCTGCTGACCACCCTGTTTGCCTTGCCCTTTTTTATTGGGGAGATCTTCGGGGTGGTCATGATCAGCTCGGCCGTGTCCATCCCCGCGGCCGTAACCCTGGCCGCCATGGCCTTTCTGAACGCCCTGTTCTACCACCTGCTCAAGGCCCCCACCCTGGCGGGCCGCAAGATCATGGACCAGATCGAGGGTTTCAAGCTCTACCTCTCGGTGGCGGAAAAAGACCGCCTTAACCTCCTCAATCCCCCGGAGAAGACGCCGGAACTCTTCGAGAAATACCTCCCTTACGCCCTGGCCCTGGATGTGGAAAATGCCTGGAGCGAGCAATTCGCCGAGGTGCTGGCCCAGGCCGGGACCGAGGCGCAGCCCTACACCCCCATCTGGTATTCCGGTAGCTCCTGGGACCGCTTTAACACCTCGCGGTTTTCTGACAGCCTGGGCAGCTCCTTTTCCAGCGCCATTTCTTCTTCCTCTTCTGCCCCCGGGTCGTCTTCGGGCAGCGGCGGCGGCGGGTCCTCAGGCGGCGGAGGCGGCGGCGGTGGGGGCAGCGGCTGGTAG
- a CDS encoding LemA family protein, with the protein MTGYILLGVVVLLLVGAVTIYNRLVTNKNMVAEGWSGIDVQLKRRADLIPNLIESVKGYMGHERGVLDQVTELRTKSLEAQGVGGKARAEGALGAALGNLFAVAENYPDLKASQNFIQLQQSLADIEDQIQLSRRYYNGAARNFNILIQSFPSNLIAGTFHFAPVEYFEIADAADRAVPKVAFP; encoded by the coding sequence ATGACCGGATACATTCTCCTAGGCGTGGTGGTGCTCCTGTTAGTCGGGGCCGTGACGATTTACAACCGGCTGGTAACCAACAAGAACATGGTGGCCGAGGGCTGGAGTGGCATCGACGTGCAGCTCAAGCGCCGGGCCGACCTCATCCCCAACCTCATCGAGTCAGTCAAGGGCTACATGGGCCACGAGCGGGGTGTCCTGGACCAGGTGACGGAATTGCGCACCAAGAGCCTGGAAGCCCAAGGTGTAGGCGGCAAGGCCCGGGCGGAAGGAGCCCTGGGCGCAGCCCTGGGGAACCTCTTCGCGGTGGCCGAAAACTATCCCGACCTTAAGGCCTCGCAAAATTTCATCCAGCTCCAGCAGTCCCTGGCCGACATCGAGGACCAGATCCAACTGTCCCGGCGCTACTACAACGGCGCGGCCCGCAACTTCAACATCCTGATCCAGTCTTTCCCCAGTAACTTGATTGCCGGGACGTTTCACTTTGCCCCGGTGGAATACTTTGAAATCGCCGACGCCGCCGACCGGGCCGTGCCCAAGGTTGCTTTCCCCTAA